A window of the Nibribacter ruber genome harbors these coding sequences:
- the rpiB gene encoding ribose 5-phosphate isomerase B — MKIALGGDHAGFQYKEMLKAQLEELGHEMKDFGPFSEASVDYPDFVHPLSTAVENQEHDLGILICGSGNGVAMTANKHAGIRAALCWNKELAELAKSHNNANVLCIPARFVSEEVAKDMVTAFLTTPFEGGRHQNRVAKIACS; from the coding sequence ATGAAAATTGCCTTAGGCGGCGACCATGCCGGCTTTCAATACAAAGAGATGCTCAAGGCCCAGTTAGAAGAGCTGGGGCATGAGATGAAGGACTTCGGGCCGTTCTCAGAAGCCTCTGTAGACTACCCAGACTTTGTTCACCCTTTGTCTACTGCGGTAGAAAATCAAGAACATGACTTGGGTATTTTAATCTGCGGAAGCGGCAACGGCGTAGCCATGACGGCCAACAAGCACGCCGGCATTAGAGCCGCGCTGTGCTGGAACAAAGAACTAGCCGAACTGGCAAAATCACACAACAACGCCAACGTATTGTGCATTCCGGCCAGGTTTGTGTCTGAAGAAGTGGCCAAGGACATGGTTACTGCCTTCCTTACTACTCCTTTTGAAGGCGGCCGCCACCAGAACCGCGTAGCCAAGATTGCCTGTTCTTAA
- the tatC gene encoding twin-arginine translocase subunit TatC: MTLRSEEVAVNGAEEHEMTFLDHLEALRWHLIRAAIAVVVFTILAFSFPEIVFHEIILGPSRTDFYTYRKLCELGAQLNSSGLCIDKLPFVLQSRELSSQFTMHMTSSFVIGLLLAFPYLFWEIWRFIKPGLYPHEQKNSRGAVFFVSFLFLLGCVFGYFIVSPLSINFLANYQVDPSIQNDIDLSAYISTLMTLVLSCGIMFELPMIVFFLSRAGLVSPELMKLYRKHAIVVILIVAAILSPPDVLSMTLMGIPLLLLYEVSIHISWLVRRRDVARLNKQATS; this comes from the coding sequence ATGACTTTACGTTCCGAAGAGGTGGCAGTGAATGGTGCTGAAGAACATGAAATGACCTTTTTGGACCACCTTGAGGCATTGAGGTGGCACTTGATACGAGCAGCTATTGCAGTGGTGGTCTTTACCATCCTGGCATTCAGCTTCCCGGAGATTGTGTTTCATGAAATCATCCTGGGCCCATCGCGTACAGACTTCTATACCTACCGCAAACTCTGTGAATTGGGCGCACAGCTCAATTCCAGTGGTTTGTGCATAGACAAGCTACCATTTGTGCTACAGAGCCGGGAGCTGTCCTCACAGTTTACCATGCACATGACCAGCTCCTTCGTGATTGGTCTGTTGCTGGCGTTCCCGTATCTGTTTTGGGAAATCTGGCGGTTCATCAAGCCCGGTTTGTACCCGCATGAGCAGAAGAACTCCAGAGGAGCCGTGTTCTTTGTGTCGTTTCTTTTCTTGCTGGGCTGTGTATTCGGGTACTTTATTGTATCTCCGCTGTCCATCAACTTCCTGGCCAACTACCAAGTAGACCCCAGCATCCAGAATGACATTGACTTGTCGGCGTACATTTCTACCCTCATGACCTTGGTGCTGTCTTGCGGCATCATGTTTGAGCTGCCCATGATTGTGTTCTTCCTGTCTAGAGCCGGTCTGGTGAGCCCAGAACTCATGAAGCTGTACCGCAAGCATGCCATTGTGGTCATCTTGATCGTGGCTGCCATCTTGTCGCCGCCAGACGTGTTGAGCATGACTTTGATGGGCATTCCCTTGCTGTTGCTCTATGAGGTGAGTATTCACATCTCATGGTTGGTGCGCAGACGGGACGTGGCCAGACTAAACAAACAAGCTACTTCTTAA